The genomic region CGGTTATGTTAGAAGAAGCAACTATTGAGTCAGTACCAGCAACTCGTATTTGCATAAGATGAGATCTAGCTGCAACCTTAACACGCTATCAAATCTGATTTACACcatatttcccccaccccccagttgtcAAGAGGTTTCGATGGGGTTTAAAAACAAGCATATAAATACTTTGAATATCTTCATTCTATGAAGTCACGTAGCTCCCTGACAGGCAAACCACATCTCAGCTGTTACGGAGGGGTGGTTGTAGGGACCAAAACACATTCCCTTGCCTATAACCTCCCTGCACACAGGAAGCCACTCTCCTTTCTTATgtgctaggtccgtggtggcgaatttttggcactccagatgttatggactacaattcccatcaggccatgctggcaggggctgatgggaattgtagtccataacatctggagtgccaaaggttcgccatcacggtgcTAAGTGAATGACCCATGGGAACACTTTCAAGCACATGCTCCCTTTTCCTAAGGGGTTACGGGCCCAGTGGCTGTACACCAAGTGCTGCCTGATTCTTTCATTTCAATAAGGGATACTTCCACAGGAAGGCCAGCTGAAGAGCTATGGTAAAAGAGCACGAGTGCCCACCACAGGAGGGCCTTTCCATTGCTTCAAATGGCTTCCCTTCTCTCTTACTACTGCCCATTCTCCTACAACAGGGGGTTACCGTTCAAAATAAGCCCGGATCCCTGCCAGGCAAATGGAGCCAGGGGAACAATTCTTTGGATTCTGGCCTCGGGGTGTTGCAATGGCCACCCTTACCAGATTTATTGTGCAAATTTCCGTTGCTTGGTGCAGACCTGGGCTCAGAAAGATTGCTAGACGTTCATCGTTTCCCCTGGCACTGCTGATAATGCTACCCTAAAAAGGCGTTGTGTCTATTAAGGATTGGCTTACACTAGATTTTCAGCGGCAACTATTGTAATTATGAAAGGGCGCAAACAACAGGCAGTGGAGAACCACTGGATCGCCCACTTGCTAAAGGACCCAGCTGCAATTACACCATTGCAACAAGGCTGGTCTATAAGGTAGGGTATAAAAATGATTTTGCAAAACACCTGATACGGGAAATTGATTATTCTGGTAGGACACTGCAAATCTGTGTTTCATTCATGATGCAATGACTGCTACGGCAGAAGCAACCGAAGACAGAGCCGGATCTCAGACCGAGGAGACGGGCTGAGCTTCAACAATCTGAGGACTGAACTCGTGAACACTTAGCTGGCTTGAGtcaaacattggggggggggggagcacaagcCATCAGGTTaaatgttctgtttgtttttcaagGGAGATGGAACTTCTTACAAACCTGCATAGGAATAAAGACTTATTAAGATACAGTCAACAAAGCCATCTTGTTAAGGCACACAAGAAATGAGACAGTAAATGTGAAAATGAAGAACTCCCATTCGAATGTACAGCTCACGTGGGGTGCATACAGAGCAACAGAGAAACAATCTCGTTTTGGAGCATCAGATGGATCCATGAAGTGGTGATTTGGTTTTCGGGAGGGGGGGCTGTTTGAGGAAGTGGAGGAGAGGTTGACTTTCGGATGTTCTGCTGCTCTGCATCAGCAAGAGGGACGCAGAGGCCCCCGATCTCAGTTCCTTGATCCATTCAGGAATCGTAATGGAAAAAATGCATCCAGGGGACTTACGCatgtatggttttttttttaaatcaaaggcaACTATCAAATAGGAAAAACCCACCATGTTATACAGTTTTTACATAAGGTGGGAAGGGAATGCCAACTAAGTAAAACTGGGAATACCCTCTTCGTTAAAAGATGGCTGGGtatttaattcaatttaaaaataaagtcacACAATGAAGGAAAAAATCAGGCAGAAAAGATCCCATCCTCCTCCACCCAAACTTCCAGATCTCCCCACGAGTTTACACACCACTGTAACGTTTCCAAAGAAGTTTCCGTTTTAAGAGCTAGAGATTCTGCAAGGATAAAAAAGTTAGGTCCTCTTTAAACCCAGTTTTTAAGTAGTAACAATCCCCACCTCATAGTTTCCAGAATCACAGGATCTGGAATGGGAAAACACAGCTGATATTTAATTCTGGGGGAAATCTAAACCCTTCTTATAAAGACAGCAGAGTCAAATTCCTGGTCCCACAAAGGGGAAGCCTGAGCTTGGTGGCCCTCATGAATAAATCACCATATTCCTGGAAATCACAAGTTCTATTCCAAATTGCAGTGAACACGAACACAATCCATGTACATGGGATATTTCTTTCTGCGTGCATCAAATCTCAAATTACATTCAAGGCACGTACAGCTCAACACGTGACTTAAAACCGACATCTATCCAAGTACTGGTCCCGGTTTCGTTTGTAAAGGGAACTCGTTGGCTCTTTCTCACAAACATATGCACCTGCACTTAGAGGCAGGAGTTGTACATGCACTGACTAAAACGTGAACAGGGCTAAAGATTTTACATTACATACTACACAAAAGGAAACGCTGAGTTTACGCGGGCAAGTGCTTAATACCTGCCATTCTGAACTTGACTATTTCCCACTCCTTGGATGGGTTCTATCCAGTTTCCCACACAGACTTTGACAGTTCTGTGTTACTAATTTGCCAAACACTTGCAAGACGGAATGGAGCATCTGGGTTGATTCAGGTATTATTACTTTGACAAATGCCCCTGTTGCATGTATTAAAAATGTTAACAGACCAACTTATTAGAACAATGCTGCTTAAAACATATGTGGATACGTGCTTACGGAGTCCTCAGTTTTGTGGCCTCCACAAGCATAGTGTTCAAACAATACGGGTTAAAGGATCAGCCCTACCCAATGCACCactgccattggggggggggggggcagattatTGTGCTAAAAATCGAAACATTTATTGAGTATGATTTGTCTTGAAACTTCCGCACCACTTcagaaaaaataaattgtttctcTGATGCATATTCCCCTTACTTCAACGTGAGCAACAGGATTGTttttgccgcccccccccaccccccgaggcaGCTTTAATATAACATCTTGAAAGAACATATTACAATGCCTTTTTCCAGATTTGCGTATGTGTCGACATGGGGTGGAGTTATCACTttgctatctatatacatatatttatatatgtatatatacacatatatgtatatatatatttataaaatgtataatGAAGCTTTACcatacagcacaaaaaagattacAGTTTTAACAGCACACATTCACCaccagtgagggggagggggggacaaccCCTTTTTAAAACACCCTCGGCAAAAAATCCAGATATTACTTAAAATCCAAAGGAAGTACAGTATATTGAACAAAATAGCAAATATTAAACAGTGAATACTCTACTTAATAAGGACCtcgccttttctttttcttttctttttttcaagttgGCGTCAATCCacaaaaatatacttttaaaatctGGTGAACGTACAATACATAGATAGGTACTTACACCAAAAGGTGATAATATATTTAAGATGCTATGTACACAAAGTTTGGCTCAACTTTTAATTTACATATAGAATAATAAGTATTCATGGCTTAATTTCCCCCCAGATTCTGCCtgcaagtattttttttccttcctctcccgaaaacaagcagagttttaaaaaaaaatcagaactatACTCTACAAAAAAGgctaaccccccgcccccccatacaGCTTTGGCTTATATAAATAATTCATAGCAGAATGTGTTCAAAAAGTACGGTATATAATTTTCTATATAGTCTTCAAGGAGGGTATGGTTTCCGTTAATAAAAAATAGACAGAGGCTAAAACTGGTTttctacatttctttttaaaaaaggcaaggaGGAACATAAAAAAGGAACCTTTTTTAACATATTCCAATTATAACTTAATATATTAAAACTTTCTCTTTTATGGTTTATCTCCTAGGCTAATATCTTCTGAATATTTCATGCGAGatctttttgtctttcttcatttgtgttttttctttttaaatcatgGTTGAcctcagtttcttttttcttccgcacgtgcaaaaaaCGGGTGTGGTTAATTTCAACTAATGCCAGCCCTTCTCCATGCACTCCCTGCGAGAGAGACCCATGCTAGATTGGGTAATATAAAGTTCATTCTATGTACACTATTGCTTTCTTTTCCTACTGCTCTGCTGCTACAAAGTGGACTAGAGAACCGTACGGCGTCTGGAAACAACACACGGGAACAACTACGGTAGGCGAGCCCCCGCGGCTCCGCCCTCTAATTTGGTAGGATTATATACGGGTGCAACGTTTCTTTTGCAAACAGGATACATTATTCTCAAGGAATGAGTCCCAGGTAACAGCCAGATTAGCCCAATACCTTTGAggattcttctctttttaaatatatatatatcttttcttgtatatatatatttttttcttattgaaTCACAGGCCCTCTGCAGCTACATGTGGAGTTTGTTATTAAGTGCCTGCTGAGTTTTGTGTCTTgctacacacactcacacatatatCTGCATACaaagatatatatgtatatatgtatgtatgtatatacatataaatattcCTTTCATGTCCTTATTTATACATTTAGATATGTCAGGGCTGTTCGTCGGGAGAACTCAAAAGCTGGAAATGGAGCGGAGAACAGGGCAGTTTATGTCACCCACGCATCCAGTCTCATGCGCTTCACCGTTGGGCTCTCTCTGTCTTCTGAGTTGGGGGGTCTCCCCAGGCCGCTGGGGGAATGGAAATCGCTCCTTGGGTCCTCCCGATCACTGCCGTCGTACGAACTGCTGGAGCTGCTGAGACTGTCAATGGGAGAGCGGCCCATTTCCTGCCGCGCCTGTTGCGGCTGCGCCTGTTGCGGGGGCGGCTGCTGCTGGGGGAACGTGGACGGGGTCATGCGGTCTCGAGGTGGTGAAATCGGTTCGGACTTGATGTTGATGTTTTGGTTGGTGTTGATGGATAAACTGGAACCCTGAGATAACTGGCCACCGGCCCTAAGGAAATTCAAgacgggggaagggaagggagaaagaacagtTAGCAAGTAGTCCAAGGGTGGAACACAAGAACCCTTCAACCCGACAGTCGAGGAAACCGGGATTTAGCATTTCCAGTGGCGAATGCAGAACTGGAAGCCAGGGAAGGACAGAGAGCTGGGGACCCAAACTGAGTACCAACACTGTGGCACTCGCAGATCCAAACATACCCTGCTTCCCCCAAAAGACGACGACTGCTACACATTCACAACACTCTGGTGAGGCTCCAATTGTAACGataaagccaacaaccagctagagaactggcagctgtgatattacacagcattaaataataataacaataactgcTTGAAAGTAATAAACCCAGTGCCTCAGTGAGAAAACCGCCCACATCTGTCAATCCACCAAAAGTTCAAAAGAATGCTCCACCCAATCCAGCAAAGGTCAAGCTTGAACACAGTCGATTGGCTAAGTGGGGGTGCCGGCGGGATGCAACTCAGCCATGGATGCTAATCCTCAGAGggttgatgtgtgtgtgtttttttggcaTGCTTACTTACACAAGAGAGCTGAGGGCCGCCTGCCCTAGATGATGCTGTTGCCAGGCAGATACTTGCCCTAATGACAGCATTCCTGGAGAGTTAAATCCCTGCAGAGCCGACAGGTCTGCGCTAGTCAGGGAGTAatctggaaagggaagggggtggggaagaggagaaaggaggTATTTAATACGACGTTAATCACAAGGTTATAAGATCTGCATTCCAATAGGAGACATAGTGGCTGATCGTCACTAGAACTGTCTCGAGGTCAGGTACTCAAAGATGTCCCTATGGTGATTCCGTAGTTTTCACCTCAATTtggttttttactgttttttggcttgtaaccttgggttagtcaaagTCCTCTTTGAACTTCCTTCATCCCACCTGCCTCATAGTCTGTTaagggcagaggaagggagaggagtttgtaagccaccttgagtctccttacaggagagaaaggtgggatataaatccaaacttctcctccagagtggtgtagtggttaaaaacaggtggattctaatctggagaaccgggtttgtttccccactcctccacctgagtggcagaggattatctggtgaaccaggtgtgtttctgcactcctacattcctgctgagtgaccttgggctagtcatagttcttcagaactctctcagccctgtctacctcataaggtgtctgttgtgaggagaggaagggaaaggagtgtgtaggccaccttgagtctccttccaccTGCCTTCAATGCAATTCTTCAGCAGTCCTTCTCTGAATGCCCTACCATTGAATGCTAGATGGGTAGCAACCAAAAACAGGGCCTGCTGGGTCATGGCACCAACATTATGGAATTCCTTCCATAAGATGTATCCATCCTCCTTTGCCATTGCCATCTGCCAGCAAAGACTATCAgaatgggctgagagagagttctgtgagaactgtgactggcccaaggtcacccagcaggcttcatgtggaggagtgaggaaacaaatccaattcaccagataagagtcagtcaCTTATGTGGGAGAgtaaagaatcaaacccggttctctagattagagtctgctgctcataaccACTGAACAGCACGTGCAATGCTTACCTGTATTGTATGCTGTTGGCATGGCAGAATAAACCAATCCCTGTGGCGGCAAGCTTGGTGTCGTCACCGACACAACCGGCGTGGCAAGAGGCTGTGACGACTGTGAACTGCTTAATCGCTGCGTGTTCTAGAACGATTCACATGCAAAACAGATATCAGACATGAGCAACGATAAACAAAACAGCTAAAATAAAGCGCAGAGTTTGGAGAACTCTTATCCTTTATGACGGATTTGCATACAGAGTTTACAGGATGCACATCCATATTACTGGGAGAAGGAAAACGTTAGCACACTTGTGGGCTGCCACTGTTCCGCCACGGAATACTGGGCTCTGCTAAGGAAGGAACGTGGTGTCTATCCTCAGGCAAGTTACAGTGAGCCCCACTTGACAGCTCTACAAAATGGGAATTGTCACCTGCCTTCAAAAAGCTTAAGAGGACTAACACGTACATcctgtttggtgtgtttttttaatccaagCACCCTGAAAGGAGAGGTTTGCACATCTCAAGCACTTCTCAGAGATACCCCTTATGGAAAGAGCAAGTCAAAGACTGGGGATCCtatagatcagaggtgtccaactctgacgcttcaatgttcatggactaaaattcccaccagcccttgctggcatggccaattggctgatgggaattgtagtccatgaacatctgaagcgccacagttggacacccctgctatagatgATATCCCAGTGCTATTGCAAGTCAACATCAGGATCTgctggggagggttttttgttttgctaatgTGAGCTCGGAGTTTTAAAGACTCAACATGGCTGACAAAATGCAAGCCATTTGCAGGGAGTTCACCCTTGCAACCCAGGaaggggtactgtgtggtttccaggctgtatggccgtgttctagcagcattctctcctgacatttcgcttgcatctgtggctggcatcttcagaggacctgatagtaggaaaggaaagcaagtggagtaccgtatatactcgcgtataagccgagtttttcagtcccgtttaaaggctgagaaaagcccccttgaCTTACACGCGAatcaccattttctattaatcacaaggaggctggggctgggacaacctccctgccccccggaagccgcttgttgctgccctaattgagggtgaagggggaaccctgaggcaccctggctggctgggcttcctcaaaccctgggaggcagagggagctccttattcgggcagtgacatcagggggagtcactgcccaaataagaggATGTTTCTCGTATtggccttcctttcctttcctttcctactatcagatcctctgaagatgccagctacagatgcaggcaaagcatcaggagagaatgctgctagaacacgccatacagcccggaaatcacacagcaccccagtgattccggccgtgaaagccttcgacaatacattaaacccaggaagggatcgaaagcctcCCAGAATATCAAAATTCAAAGAGATGCCGGGCTGTCCTGCAATCACTTTCTccggggggagggaaggatgaCAAAGAGCTGTCCAAGGACTGCAGGGCCTGGAGCGTGTACACTCCCTTCATCTAGTTATGCCAACTtcagcctctctccctccctcccccaaaatatgCTTCTGATACAGTGGAGAGGGGATATCTGTTGAAGAAGCAACACAGACCTTGGGCAACAAAGGAAGTGGAGTGGGAGGGGAATGGGGCGACTGATTGGGGTACAGGTGTGAGGACAGCAGTTCCGCTTGAGCTGGTTTGCTTCGATTCTGCTGATGAACGTCTGACCCAGTTCCTTGTTTTTTGAGGGAGAGCCACAATTCCCTGGCAGGAACCCGTCCTGCCACCAGAGGGCAGTCTGCTCTTATAAAATCCTAGCTAGGAATAACTCTTTGTCTTCATCTAGGGAGACTGTAATACCTTTGGCGTATTACACCTTTACGGGTTTGAAGATTTAAGCAGGAAAGTGGACTCATGAGCTTCTTTTTGGCCATATGCAGATTGCAGACACAGAGCCCCTGCATCGCAGCTGCACATTTATTTCTACTGTACACAGGCAAGGAAACCGTGGATTCCCTGGGGCATGGCAGGCGGATTCCTCTCAACGTGACCCCACACAATAACAGCTGCCTTAGCTGCCTTAGCTAGAAACTCCACACTACCTATTAAGAAAATCAATCCTTTCACACAAAAGCCCATGCTCCGGAGATGTTAGGATGTGAAACACGAGGTTTCAACAAGACAGCCGCCATCGTACGAAAAATGCATCAAATCAATACGAGAAACATCCTCTTATTAACTTTCATGACATGCCTAAGAAACAGGGATTTCCAACCCGGGATGTgtatttttgggggtgggggataaataACCAGCTCACATAAGCCACTGGGATAAAATTGGAGTGggacctggattcaaatcatAGCTAATCAGAAGACTGGCTGATGTGTCACAAAACTGGAGtgggacctgggttcaaatcacaGCTTATCCAAAGACTGATGTGTTACCTTTGGCTTCCTATCTATAAAGGGAATAATTAGGACCTAATTCAGTTGTGAACATGAGAGAAGTTAAATATTGATATGACCCAAGTCCTAGAGCTATAAGTTCACATAAACAGGACCTATATTTATAGCCTCAAGGAATTTCTGTTATTCAACTAAAAGGTCTAGCAACCTAGGTACAAAATGCTGCAAGAAAATACGAACCCAATACATAACAATGACTTGGTTAGCAAAATTCTGCTAAGTGTTTTCCTAGGGAAAAGATATTTTTCCCTTAGGAAGCTGAACTCAGGTGCGTTGTAGTACAGGGCTTTGAATAATCACCAGTAGTTAATATACAGGTGTGTGCAGAATCAGTTCGCCGATAACCTCCATTGCATCTTGTACAGATAAACTTTcaattttcactttcttttcctgaCACAAAACACGCATtcaccaaacaaaaacaaaacacggCAACCTCATGCTTTTCCATGCAACGAGAGCCCCATATCAGCAACATGTCTGTGCcaaaaataaagtgaaataaCAGAAtcacttaaattttttttaaacaaaatcagatTTCTCGTTTTGACACAGCTGGCCACACAACTGTTCTttttgaaaggggggaaaaagctaCCAGTGCTGCTGAACAATACAATCATGGGAATAAGGATGTCTTAAAAAGGCAAGCTTTGTGTGTTGCCTCTGGCTAAGATGATGTAAAATATTGGGAGAAAGGTCTTTTCAAAGGCTCATATAATTTCCTTTTCCAGTAGGGGGAAAAAATGTAGCATGCAATCTTGGTTTTCTTTTGGTAAACAGGGAACCCCCTTGTGGTTTGCTTCTCTTTCAGAGCATGAAATTAACTTCAACCCTAGAACGGTGATCTCACCCGGAATGATGTAATCTTCAAGAagggaagcagcagcacaggATCTGAGATACAATTTGCGGAACTTAGTGAGTGAAGTCCCTTCTCTGTGTTATTTGAGAGGCAATAGAAAGAAGAAAGATTCCAAGTTCCCCTTTGTACAGAGAGTTGCTGTTTGAGGCCCCGATCCAATGTTCCCTTATCAGCGTTAGTCCACAATAAATTTTAGCTGGTTTTTTTCCCCGAAGGGTGGGGGTGGTAATTATTATGCGTTTTACAGATTGATGTGGAAGATTGCAATAAACCAACATGGGTTGCGGGGATTTTTTTGCCTGCAGCAAAGGGAACGTTGGTCGAATTTATAACCACAAGTTTAAGATGAAAGCTTTCCAGATTCTGATGTCTCATACCAAGTAGGAACCCAGACTCACCAACTCCAATTCATCCTCCTCCGACTGTCCTCAGCAAATAAGAGGGATAATAATAAAGTTACTAAGAATAGGACGGTGCTCAAGAATGAACGAGTCATGTTTGTGTTTGAAAAGCTGGCTATATTTAGGAGACGAGCGTTTTGAGTTTACAGCGCAATTCAGCAAGCATGCGCAACTGTGAAGGCTTCTGCACTTTGGACGGTTAGACCCCCCAGATTCAGATTCATTATGGTCTTAGGCCAACAGAAAATACATAAGCCCTACAAAGCACAATACAGACTCttctgttaaaaataatacaCATAGGTAAAAATTACAACAATAATGAGAATTTTAGGTAGCTAAAACAAATTGGATTAACGTATCATTGGGCTTCAGTTTGAcacccaaaaaaaccctgcttaCTGACACTAACCATGAAGGCCCATGCACTATATTACAGCGATCAAAGAGAAAACTGATCTTGACCACAGAAATCCTGATTTAGACGGAGCAATACTAGTTCTGTTAAAACTATTTTTGGAAGCCCACAGCTGCCAGATGTGTTTGGGAACAAAAATGCAGAGGTGTGCCTGGTAGCCTTGGTTGTGCACTGGCAATTCATTTACTCGGGAGGGAAGGGAATGCGTGGAGAAACagcctttccgcactgcagagtTGTGCTTCACACCCTGACAACTGGCAGAGCCAGAAGGCTCAAAGATGGAAGCCTGCCATCAAGCCCCCCTACAGTCTTGGAATCTCAGTTTCCACTAAAACTCTATTTCTCAAGAACAAAGCCTGAAAGCCCGTGGCAATACCGGATGCTATCTCAGAAGCTAGACGGGGGATGAACCAGCGTTGAGCTGTGGCAGTCGCTCAGACCCACCTGTGAGGAAGGCACTATTTTAACAGTCACGTGGAGGTTAAAACCTCTTTGGCTGTACTAAAGCAACACATTGAACACTAAATCACAGGGCTGGTTTGCAGGGGATAGTTCTCCAGGGCAAAAAttgaggtttatttatttgtgccaAAGGATCCAGTGCCCTACAGAATTCTTCAGGCCAACTAGCAGCACTGGAATTGGTTAAAGTAAGCACTCAAATGTACACAACATAGTACATTTGTGCAATTTGTGCCAGGAGTGAATTTAAGATCTTCTTGTCGCAGAACCTTACTTTTGTTAAACAGTACACAGCCCTAGATAACAGGAAAGGCTGGTGGAAAGGGTCTTCAAGTAGTAGCCAACCTATGGgaactccacagggttttcaaggcattagACAACCAGAGATGCATTCGCCATGTCCTGACTCTGTGTTGTGACCTTAGACTTTTTTGGTGTCTCTCCTGCGAGTACTAGCCCAGGCGAACCtggctgagcttccaagatctcatgaggctgggctagcccaggccatccagggcagggcgAATCCAGGAAAGGCCACCCAAGAACAATTCACACAGGATGTAACTGGCACAGAAATATGTCACAGGATGCGTTGGCTAGAGTTCACCAAGATCTCTTGAatggagcaggagaaaaacaagcaaacatgtGATCGTTCCCATAAACATGGCCACAGAAAGACCTGCTCCATGCCCTCCTTTTTGCCAGAGAGGACTCTGTTCCCTGGGAGAAGTGGCGATGGAGAAACTCCCCCACCATTTCAGTGGGCCTTAAAATGCAACATTCATGGTAAGAGGGATTCCGTGCAGAGGTGTAGAGGGGACAAATGGCCTCTGGGGCAAAAATGGCGCCGCCCCCTCACCCCGGGCGGATccgccaggctgctccgggcttctgccaggcctgggggGGTGAGGCAAGGTGGGATATGGAGGCAATTTTTTGCCTCCCACATGACGCCAATGGAGCATGTCCAGggcacgccccccccctcccccagcggtAGCTACACAACTGATCCTGTGTGTAAATAACTGCAGGAATTACCAAGTCCAAATATTACCTTATACAGATAACGGGAGAGGACGTTTTCATGGTTTGCCATGTTACAGGCATCCAAAATGAATTTGAAGAAACTGCTGTTTGCACAAATGGGCAAacctcactttaaaaaatacactcagAGAGAGATCAGGAAATTAAAAACTCACCAAGGGAGGCATCATGCCTTTGCTGGATGGAGGGATGACAACGCGGAGATCCGGCTTGCGGCTGTTCATGTTGAGGCTGCCcccaccagggggagggggagattttgtGGGCATCACTTTGCTGAGATTGTTCCCGCCGCCGGTGCTGCCGAGAAGGCTCGGCGAAGCTCGCGAGTTCACAAACCCATTTCCTATAGTgaaaggggcggggagagaaa from Sphaerodactylus townsendi isolate TG3544 linkage group LG17, MPM_Stown_v2.3, whole genome shotgun sequence harbors:
- the MEF2A gene encoding myocyte-specific enhancer factor 2A isoform X3 — protein: MGRKKIQITRIMDERNRQVTFTKRKFGLMKKAYELSVLCDCEIALIIFNSSNKLFQYASTDMDKVLLKYTEYNEPHESRTNSDIVEALNKKENRGCDSPDPDTSYVLTPHTEEKYKKINEEFDNMMRNHKIAPGLPQQNFSMSVTVPVSSPNTLTYSNPGSSLVSPALAASSTLTDATMLSPPQASLHRNVSPGGPQRPPSTGSAGGMLSTADLSVPNGAGSSPVGNGFVNSRASPSLLGSTGGGNNLSKVMPTKSPPPPGGGSLNMNSRKPDLRVVIPPSSKGMMPPLSEEDELELNTQRLSSSQSSQPLATPVVSVTTPSLPPQGLVYSAMPTAYNTDYSLTSADLSALQGFNSPGMLSLGQVSAWQQHHLGQAALSSLVAGGQLSQGSSLSINTNQNINIKSEPISPPRDRMTPSTFPQQQPPPQQAQPQQARQEMGRSPIDSLSSSSSSYDGSDREDPRSDFHSPSGLGRPPNSEDRESPTVKRMRLDAWVT